In one window of Chryseobacterium phocaeense DNA:
- a CDS encoding flavin reductase family protein → MKTVIPSELSPVQLQTIMQTAVSPRPIALASTVDKNGTINLSPFSFFNMFSTVPPILIFSPSRRVRDNTTKHTLENVLEVPEVVIGTVNFPIVQQISLASTEYETGVNEFIKSGLTMKDADLVQPKLIAECPVNFECKVLEVKSLGDQGGAGNLVICEVQKIHIREEYLNETGNLDQQKLDMVARLGSNWYSRSNENSLFEVPKPLVTKGIGFDLLPDSIKYSKVFTGNDLGMLANVEILPAGDFHADENIHLDAQKLLLESRIEEAWTFLTIK, encoded by the coding sequence ATGAAAACAGTAATCCCCTCCGAATTATCCCCCGTACAGCTTCAGACCATTATGCAGACCGCTGTATCACCACGCCCTATTGCACTTGCTTCAACGGTAGATAAAAACGGAACCATCAATTTATCGCCGTTCAGTTTTTTTAATATGTTCAGTACCGTTCCTCCGATATTGATTTTTTCACCATCGAGGAGAGTCCGTGACAATACCACCAAACATACGCTGGAAAATGTTCTGGAAGTTCCTGAGGTAGTGATCGGGACGGTAAATTTTCCAATTGTCCAGCAGATTTCTCTGGCTTCCACAGAATATGAAACCGGTGTGAATGAGTTTATTAAATCCGGCCTTACCATGAAAGATGCAGATCTGGTACAGCCTAAACTCATTGCAGAGTGCCCGGTGAATTTTGAATGTAAAGTTTTAGAGGTGAAATCCCTTGGGGATCAGGGTGGTGCCGGAAATCTTGTGATCTGTGAAGTGCAGAAAATCCATATCAGGGAAGAATATCTGAATGAAACCGGAAATCTGGATCAGCAAAAACTGGATATGGTAGCCCGCTTGGGAAGCAACTGGTATTCCAGAAGCAATGAGAACAGCCTTTTTGAAGTTCCGAAACCTTTGGTAACAAAAGGAATCGGGTTTGATCTTCTTCCGGATTCCATCAAATACAGCAAAGTATTTACAGGAAATGATCTGGGAATGCTCGCCAACGTTGAAATACTTCCCGCAGGTGATTTTCATGCTGATGAAAACATCCACCTGGATGCACAAAAACTATTACTTGAAAGCAGGATTGAAGAGGCCTGGACATTTCTGACAATAAAATAA
- a CDS encoding GxxExxY protein: MITQSYLTDLTYKINGACIEVHKILGAGLLESVYHKCLEEEFRLRNINFKSELKVPVFYKGKEIKCDFFCDFLVEDLIVVELKAVVEFNDIHRSQILNYINLMKKPKGILVNFNVKNLYHGGQETFVNKYYNMLF; encoded by the coding sequence ATGATTACACAGTCATATTTAACTGATCTGACATATAAGATAAACGGCGCCTGCATAGAAGTTCACAAAATTCTAGGCGCCGGTTTGTTGGAAAGTGTGTATCATAAATGTCTGGAAGAAGAATTCAGGTTAAGAAATATAAATTTTAAATCAGAACTGAAAGTTCCTGTGTTTTACAAAGGCAAAGAAATAAAGTGCGACTTTTTTTGTGACTTTCTTGTTGAAGATTTAATTGTTGTTGAATTAAAAGCAGTCGTTGAATTTAATGATATTCATCGTTCCCAAATTTTAAATTATATTAATTTAATGAAGAAACCCAAAGGAATCTTAGTCAATTTTAACGTAAAAAATCTGTATCATGGAGGACAGGAAACTTTTGTAAACAAATACTACAACATGCTTTTTTGA
- the fahA gene encoding fumarylacetoacetase — protein sequence MKSFVEYSSDSDFSIHNIPFGVAVFNKEYIGCCTRIGDQVVDLATLYDLGYFEDIEGLGDNVFEAYTINEFIELGKPTTNAVRARIQEILQEGSALSKDEKTIEDAFYDLDKVKMMMPVHIPNYTDFYSSIEHATNVGKMFRDPANALLPNWKHLPVGYHGRASSIVVSGTDINRPKGQTKPADAEKPLFGPSKQLDFELEMAFIINKNTEMGESISTKDAEDAIFGMVVFNDWSARDIQAWEYVPLGPFLAKNFGSSISPWVVTLEALEPFRTASPKQDPEVLDYLKFEGDKNYDINLEVYIQPENGEENLVCESNYKHMYWNMTQQLAHHTVNGCNVEVGDMYASGTISGSDPKSFGSMLELTWRGQNPLQLSNGQERKFIEDNDTVTMKAWAEKDGVRVGFGEVSGKIIPTV from the coding sequence ATGAAATCATTTGTAGAATATTCTTCAGATTCAGACTTTTCTATACATAATATTCCTTTCGGAGTAGCAGTTTTTAATAAAGAATATATCGGATGCTGTACAAGGATCGGAGATCAGGTTGTTGATCTTGCCACCCTGTATGACCTTGGTTATTTTGAAGACATTGAAGGATTGGGCGACAATGTTTTTGAAGCCTATACTATCAACGAGTTTATCGAATTGGGAAAACCGACCACCAACGCAGTCCGCGCCAGAATTCAGGAAATCCTTCAGGAAGGTTCTGCTTTGTCCAAGGATGAAAAAACCATCGAGGATGCATTCTATGACCTGGATAAAGTAAAAATGATGATGCCTGTACACATCCCGAATTATACCGATTTTTACAGCAGCATCGAGCATGCCACGAATGTAGGAAAAATGTTCCGCGATCCTGCCAATGCACTTCTTCCCAACTGGAAACACCTTCCGGTAGGCTATCACGGAAGAGCTTCCTCTATTGTGGTTTCAGGAACAGATATTAACCGTCCGAAAGGCCAGACCAAACCTGCAGATGCAGAAAAACCGCTATTCGGACCAAGCAAGCAGTTGGATTTTGAGCTGGAAATGGCTTTCATCATCAACAAGAATACGGAAATGGGCGAAAGCATCTCTACAAAAGACGCTGAAGATGCTATTTTCGGAATGGTGGTATTCAACGACTGGTCAGCAAGAGATATCCAGGCCTGGGAATATGTTCCACTGGGGCCGTTCCTTGCCAAGAACTTTGGTTCATCCATTTCTCCTTGGGTCGTTACCCTTGAAGCCCTTGAACCCTTCAGAACCGCTTCTCCAAAACAGGATCCTGAAGTTTTAGACTATTTAAAATTTGAAGGCGATAAAAATTATGATATCAACCTTGAAGTCTATATCCAGCCCGAAAATGGTGAAGAAAACCTTGTTTGCGAAAGCAATTACAAACATATGTACTGGAATATGACCCAGCAGTTAGCCCATCATACCGTAAACGGCTGTAATGTGGAGGTTGGCGATATGTATGCCAGCGGAACCATTTCAGGTAGTGATCCAAAATCTTTCGGATCTATGCTGGAATTAACCTGGAGAGGGCAAAATCCGCTACAGCTAAGCAACGGCCAGGAAAGAAAGTTCATTGAAGATAATGATACCGTTACGATGAAAGCCTGGGCAGAAAAAGACGGAGTAAGAGTAGGCTTTGGTGAAGTTTCCGGAAAAATTATTCCAACGGTTTAA
- the hppD gene encoding 4-hydroxyphenylpyruvate dioxygenase encodes MSTLTFAEKIAQAENFLPINGTDYIEFYVGNAKQAAHYYKTAFGFQSVAYAGPETGVRDRASYVLQQGKIRLVLTTGLKSESPISEHVKKHGDGVKILALWVDDAYQAFEETTKRGGKPYLEPVTLTDDSGEVRMSGIYTYGETVHMFIERKNYTGAFMPGYEKWESDYNPEEAGLLYVDHCVGNVDWNRMIPTVEWYEKVMGFVNILSFDDKQINTEYSALMSKVMSNGNGYAKFPINEPAEGKKKSQVEEYLDFYEGEGVQHIAVATKDIIHTVTELKKRGVEFLSAPPEAYYDMVPERVGHIDEDIKKLQQLGILIDHDEEGYLLQIFTKPVEDRPTLFFEIIERHGAQSFGAGNFKALFEALEREQERRGNL; translated from the coding sequence ATGTCAACACTTACATTTGCCGAAAAAATTGCTCAAGCTGAGAATTTTTTACCGATCAACGGTACAGATTACATTGAGTTTTATGTAGGAAATGCAAAACAGGCTGCCCATTATTATAAAACCGCTTTCGGTTTTCAGTCTGTAGCATATGCGGGTCCTGAAACAGGAGTAAGAGACCGTGCTTCTTATGTTCTTCAACAGGGGAAGATAAGATTGGTACTAACAACCGGGCTTAAATCCGAATCACCAATCAGCGAACACGTAAAAAAACACGGTGATGGAGTGAAAATTTTGGCACTTTGGGTAGATGACGCGTACCAGGCTTTCGAAGAAACTACAAAAAGAGGCGGAAAACCTTACCTGGAGCCGGTTACTTTAACAGATGACAGCGGAGAAGTGAGAATGTCCGGAATTTATACCTACGGTGAAACAGTACACATGTTCATCGAAAGAAAAAATTACACCGGAGCTTTCATGCCAGGATATGAAAAGTGGGAAAGTGACTACAATCCTGAAGAGGCAGGTTTATTATATGTAGACCACTGTGTAGGAAATGTAGACTGGAACAGAATGATCCCCACTGTGGAATGGTACGAAAAAGTAATGGGATTTGTAAACATCCTTTCTTTTGACGACAAACAGATCAATACGGAATATTCAGCTTTAATGTCTAAAGTAATGTCCAACGGAAACGGATATGCAAAATTCCCTATCAATGAGCCTGCAGAAGGTAAAAAGAAATCCCAGGTAGAAGAATATCTTGATTTCTATGAAGGAGAAGGCGTTCAGCACATTGCTGTGGCTACAAAGGATATCATCCACACCGTAACTGAACTGAAGAAGCGTGGTGTAGAGTTCCTTTCCGCTCCACCAGAGGCTTATTACGATATGGTTCCGGAAAGAGTGGGCCATATTGATGAAGATATTAAAAAATTACAGCAGTTAGGCATCCTTATTGATCATGATGAAGAAGGTTATCTGCTTCAGATCTTTACGAAGCCTGTAGAAGACCGCCCTACCCTTTTCTTCGAAATCATTGAAAGACACGGTGCACAGAGTTTTGGTGCCGGAAACTTCAAAGCATTATTCGAAGCACTGGAAAGAGAGCAAGAGCGAAGAGGAAATCTTTAA
- a CDS encoding acetyl-CoA hydrolase/transferase family protein codes for MYNYISAEEAIYTVKSGNRVFFHGSACTPNYLIDELARQSHRLENVEMVSITQQGNVEIAKPEYKNSFFVNSLFVSTPVRDAVNSDRGDFVPVFLSEIPILFRKNILPLDVALVTVSPPDRHGFCTLGTSVDVARAAVDTAKLIVAIVNPLMPRTHGDGMIHISRIHKLVWHEEELPTVDYGSKVGPEEMLVGKNVAELIEDRSTLQMGIGTIPDAVLKCLNNHKDLGVHTEMLSDGVIDLIQNDVINNKYKGYNDNKTITSFCFGTRKLYDYVDDNTVFAFKDVSDVNFPINIMRNKKMVAINSAIEIDLTGQVCADSIGTLQYSGIGGQMDFMRGAALSEDGKPIIAITSRTKKGVSRIVPFLKQGAGVVTTRGHIHYVVTEYGTAYLYGKNLRQRAQELISIAHPDDREMLERAAYERFKQ; via the coding sequence ATGTACAATTATATTAGTGCAGAAGAAGCGATATATACAGTAAAAAGCGGAAACCGCGTATTTTTCCACGGAAGTGCATGCACCCCGAATTATTTAATTGATGAGCTGGCAAGACAGTCCCATCGCCTGGAAAATGTAGAAATGGTTTCCATTACCCAGCAGGGAAACGTGGAAATAGCAAAGCCGGAATACAAGAACAGTTTCTTTGTCAACTCTCTATTTGTATCCACTCCGGTGCGGGATGCAGTGAATTCTGACCGCGGAGATTTTGTTCCCGTTTTCCTCAGTGAGATCCCTATTTTATTCAGAAAAAATATCCTGCCGCTGGATGTGGCCTTAGTAACGGTTTCTCCACCGGACAGACATGGATTCTGTACCCTTGGAACTTCTGTGGATGTGGCCAGAGCAGCTGTGGATACGGCCAAACTCATTGTTGCCATCGTCAATCCATTAATGCCGAGAACGCACGGAGACGGGATGATCCATATCAGCCGGATCCATAAGCTGGTATGGCATGAAGAGGAACTTCCTACCGTAGATTATGGTTCAAAGGTGGGTCCTGAGGAAATGCTGGTGGGAAAAAATGTGGCAGAGCTTATTGAGGACAGATCAACCTTACAGATGGGGATCGGGACCATTCCTGACGCCGTGCTTAAATGCCTGAACAATCACAAAGACCTTGGAGTTCATACGGAAATGCTGAGTGACGGGGTGATAGACCTGATCCAGAATGATGTGATCAATAATAAATATAAAGGCTACAACGATAATAAGACAATCACCAGTTTCTGTTTCGGAACAAGAAAACTGTATGATTATGTGGATGACAATACCGTTTTTGCATTCAAGGATGTAAGTGACGTCAATTTCCCGATCAATATCATGAGGAACAAAAAGATGGTAGCCATCAATTCTGCCATTGAAATAGACCTTACAGGGCAGGTTTGTGCAGATTCCATCGGAACACTTCAGTACAGCGGAATCGGAGGACAGATGGATTTTATGAGAGGAGCTGCTTTAAGTGAAGACGGAAAACCGATCATTGCCATCACTTCAAGAACCAAAAAAGGAGTTTCGAGAATCGTTCCTTTCCTTAAGCAGGGAGCAGGGGTGGTAACAACAAGAGGGCATATTCATTATGTAGTAACCGAATATGGCACAGCCTATCTTTATGGTAAAAACCTACGACAGCGAGCGCAGGAACTGATCAGTATTGCCCATCCGGACGACAGGGAAATGCTGGAAAGAGCTGCTTACGAAAGGTTTAAACAATAA